GTCCCTTCGCAGTTCGACTATCTCGACCAATCGCCGCTGGTCCGGTCCACGGAAGTCCCCCGATCTGTCGACGTCGCCATCGTGTGCGACGTCGCCGCCGAAGATCGGCTCGGCAGCGCTGCCCCCGTCGCAGCCGGGGCTGGCCGCGTCGTCGTCGTTGACCACCACGCCTCGAACGCCGGGTTCGGTGACTGCCGGGTGATCGACCCCGCCGCGGCGGCCACGGCGGTTCTGGCGTATCGGCTCATCGCGGCGCTCGGCTGGCCCATGACAAGAGCCGTCGCAGATGCGCTCTACACCGGGCTGGTCACAGACACCGGTCGCTTCCAGTACTCGGCGACCTCGCCGGACGACCACCGGATGGCGGCCGACCTTCTCGAGGCCGGTGTTCGCCCCGAGGTGATCGGCAGGCACGTGTACGAGGAGGCGCCCTTCGGGTACCTGTCCGTCGCCGGCGCAGTGCTCGCACGCGCCCAGCTCGACGCCGATCGTCGCCTGGTCTGGTCCGTGTTGCTCCAAAATGACCTGACGGCAGGCGGCATCGCGTACGAGGAAGCGGACGGCCTGATCGACCTGATCCGCATCGCCGAGGAATCGGAGGTGGCGTGCCTGCTGCGTGAAGTCGGTGGCGGCGCCGTCAAGGGGAGCCTGCGGAGCAGGGGAGCCGTCGACGTCGGGTCGATCGCGGCCGCCCTGGGCGGCGGGGGTCATCACAACGCCGCCGGGTTCACGGTGGAGGGCTCCATCGCGGACGCGATCGAGCAGGTGCGCGCCAGGTTGTGAGCGGACCAGAGGGCTTCCTCCTCGTCGACAAGCCCGGAGGCTGCACGTCCCACGACGTCGTCGCCGCGACACGGCGCCATACGATGGTGAAGAAGATCGGGCACGCCGGGACGCTCGACCCCATGGCGACCGGATTGCTCGTCCTCGGGCTGCGCCGGGCGACCCGGCTCCTCCGTTTCGTCCAGGATGCCCCGAAGAGGTACGTCGCCACTGCTCTCTTCGGCGTCGCTACCGAGAGCCTCGACGCAGACGGGGCGGTGGTGAGCCGCCAGCCCATGCCCGTCGGAGAGAGCGAGGTGGCAGGGGCGATGGCTCGTTTCGTGGGTCGGCAGATGCAGATCCCGCCGATGGTCTCGGCGAGGAGGGTTGAGGGCAGGCGGCTGTACGAGCTCGCCAGGGAAGGCCTCGACATCGAGCGGGAGGCGAGGCCGGTGACGATCCACGCCATCGAGCTCCTCGACTTCGCTCCGAGCGACTACCCCGAAGTGACGTTCCTGGTCGAGTGCGGCACCGGTACATACGTCCGGACTCTGGCGGACGACATCGCCAGGTCGCTCGGCGGGAGGGCGCACCTCACGACGCTGCGGCGCACGGCCAACGGGGCGCTCCACGTCGATGCCGCGGTGGCGCTCGACGATCTGCTCGCCGAGGACGACTGGACCTCGCTCCTGCTGAGCCCGGACGCCGGCCTTCCTGACATGCGTGCGGTGTACGTCGCCGAGGACCTGCGTGAGGCGGTGGCGAACGGTGTGGCGCTGCCGGCGCGTGCCCTCGCCGAGCACCTCGAGAACGGGCCCGTGAAGATCATCGGGGAGGACGGCCGGATGCTGGCCGTATACGACGTCGAGGGGAACAGGGCCGGCGCCGCGGTGGTGCTGGCGTGAAGGTGCTCGACGGCTCGTTCCTGGAGTGGTCGGAGGGCCCCCTCGCCGTGACGATCGGGGTCTTCGACGGCGTCCATCGCGGCCACCAGCACATTCTCGAGACCCTCGCCCGTCGGGCGGGCAGCGTACCCGTCGGGGTCGTCACGTTCCGCACCCACCCTGCCGCGCTCACCAGCCCGCAGGGCGCCCCGCCCCTCATCTGCAGCGTGGCACAGCGAATCGAGCTGCTCGCCGCCGGAGGCGTCGACGTCGTCGCACTGCTCGACTTCGACGACGCGTTACGGAGGATGCCCGCAGAGCGGTTCGTCCGGGAAGTGCTCGTGGGCCACCTGGGTGCCGAGCACGTGGTGGTCGGGACCGGATTCCGGTTCGGTCACGAGCTGTCCGGCGACACGGGGCTGCTGCAGCGGCTCGGCATCGAGATGGGGTTCACCGCCACCGCCGTCCCGGTACTCGGGGGAGCCACTCCGGTGTCGTCGACGGCGATCAGGACGGCGATCGCCGATGGCGACGTCGAGGAGGCGGCGGCCCTCCTCGGGAGGCCATTCCAGCTGAGGGGCACGGTCGTCGCCGGCGACGGCCGAGGCCGCGGCATCGGGTTCCCGACAGCCAACCTGTCCTTCCCCGCCGGTCTGGCTACGCCCGGGCACGGCGTGTACGCGGTCTTCGTCGACGCCGACGGCACGAACCGCGGGGGAGTGGCCAACGTGGGCGTGCGCCCGACGTTCGCGGGTACGGCCGAAGTCGTCGAGGTGCACGTGTTCGACTTCGACCGCGACCTGTACGGCAGCGAGCTACGAGTCGACTTCCTGGCGCGCCTGCGCGACGAGATGAGGTTCGCCGGAGTCGGGGAGCTCGTCGCCCAGATCGGGCGAGACGTGACCGCGGCCCGGCATCTCCTGGCGCAGAGGTCTTGACCCGGGCGCCTGCCTGGACCACATTGCGCACATCGCACCCGCCTTCCCAGAAAGAAGGCTCAGGTGATCGTCCCCGCTCTCGTCGGCCTGGCGCTCCTCACGGCAACGCCGGTCGGAGACGACGGTTCGCCGAGCGATGCGCTCGGTCTCGCTCCGCTTCCTCCGATCGCCGTCGATCCGCCCCGTTCGCTTCCTCCGATCGCCGTCGATCCTTGGCGTGGATTCCCGCGCCAGGTCTCGCCGGCGGCGGCGGCGCCGCTACGGAGGCGGATTCCCTCACCGTCCCCTGCGGGGCCGGCGGGTATGGCGGCTCTGGCGATGCTCGCCGTCGCAGCCGGCTCGGCGCGAGGTGGCAGGCGCTCCCGGAGTGGCGATGCAGGTAGGGCCGCCTTCCCCGCCGACGTCGTCCTCGTCTTCGTCCCGGGGTTCGGCAGCGAGCGAACCGGCACCTTCGCACCTCTCGTCGCCCGGCTCGGCGTGCCGCCGAACCAGTACGTCGAGTTCGACTGGCGCCTCGCAGCC
This genomic interval from Acidimicrobiia bacterium contains the following:
- a CDS encoding bifunctional riboflavin kinase/FAD synthetase, translated to MKVLDGSFLEWSEGPLAVTIGVFDGVHRGHQHILETLARRAGSVPVGVVTFRTHPAALTSPQGAPPLICSVAQRIELLAAGGVDVVALLDFDDALRRMPAERFVREVLVGHLGAEHVVVGTGFRFGHELSGDTGLLQRLGIEMGFTATAVPVLGGATPVSSTAIRTAIADGDVEEAAALLGRPFQLRGTVVAGDGRGRGIGFPTANLSFPAGLATPGHGVYAVFVDADGTNRGGVANVGVRPTFAGTAEVVEVHVFDFDRDLYGSELRVDFLARLRDEMRFAGVGELVAQIGRDVTAARHLLAQRS
- the truB gene encoding tRNA pseudouridine(55) synthase TruB, translated to MSGPEGFLLVDKPGGCTSHDVVAATRRHTMVKKIGHAGTLDPMATGLLVLGLRRATRLLRFVQDAPKRYVATALFGVATESLDADGAVVSRQPMPVGESEVAGAMARFVGRQMQIPPMVSARRVEGRRLYELAREGLDIEREARPVTIHAIELLDFAPSDYPEVTFLVECGTGTYVRTLADDIARSLGGRAHLTTLRRTANGALHVDAAVALDDLLAEDDWTSLLLSPDAGLPDMRAVYVAEDLREAVANGVALPARALAEHLENGPVKIIGEDGRMLAVYDVEGNRAGAAVVLA
- a CDS encoding DHH family phosphoesterase, with product MADIDAMLEEAAALIGDAGSIATIGHVGPDGDALGSALALALAARAAGKDAWATFGEPFVVPSQFDYLDQSPLVRSTEVPRSVDVAIVCDVAAEDRLGSAAPVAAGAGRVVVVDHHASNAGFGDCRVIDPAAAATAVLAYRLIAALGWPMTRAVADALYTGLVTDTGRFQYSATSPDDHRMAADLLEAGVRPEVIGRHVYEEAPFGYLSVAGAVLARAQLDADRRLVWSVLLQNDLTAGGIAYEEADGLIDLIRIAEESEVACLLREVGGGAVKGSLRSRGAVDVGSIAAALGGGGHHNAAGFTVEGSIADAIEQVRARL